A region of the Haematobia irritans isolate KBUSLIRL chromosome 5, ASM5000362v1, whole genome shotgun sequence genome:
ctaaatctgaaccgacttcaatcaaattttgcacacttgactatacgactaagtgttatgtttgtacaaaatttcaagcaaatcggtataaaactctggctgctgggtccatattagtgaatattggacgaaaggtatatataggagctatatctaaatctggaccgatttctttcaaaatcaatagggttctattctgacccaaagtaggaacatgtgccaaatttgaaggcgattggacttaaattgcgacctagactttgatcacaaaaatgtgttcacagacaaacggacggacggacggacagacagacgcacatggttatatcgactcagggacccaccctgagcattattgccaaagacaccatgtgtctatctcgtctccttctgggttttacaaacatatgcactaacttataataccctgttccacagtgtggcgcagggtatacatatgagaaatatttaaaactaaagTAATTTTTGGACgtaatatatatatgaaatataagTTTTCGACATAATAGTGGTGATTTGACAAGGAATATGTGGGTatattggccatttttgccaaaatcggAAAAACGTACAGTGCCACACGTAAATATTGGCACACCACCCCAAACAACATAGTGGTGAAgatatagttctatagaaaaatttctctagcttttatttttgtagaaaaatttgtcaacattttatttcttatccgCCTACAGAACCATACAAATCGCGAAGCCCGTAATTTACTACAAAATTCCAATCCGTCTAGAAGACTGCGCCGCTTCAATCCACATGATTTATTAACTCGCTTTAATATATGAAattctcaattaaaaataaaaattttataacaataacgcccattttcatgaagctccgttagtgctccgttaactaacgaatttttaaaccgtattatggacatagGTGCCATCTAGCGTATATActtcatatgccagttaggatcttaactgtcaaaaaattttcagttaaagttaaccggagaaaagatatttggaatttactttctgttaactgacagttaaagcctaacggagctacatgaaaatgtccTCCTTGTTTAGTcttatgatattttaatttctataagtctATTGATTGTTGATAAATAAACTActggttaaataaataaaaaaaaaatctatagaaaattttctcaagcttttaattctgtagaaaattttctcaaaattttatttctgtagaaaattttctcaaaatgttatatctatagaaaattttctcaattatttctatagaaaattttatcaaaattttatttctatagaaaattttctcaaaatttcttttctatagattttttttttttttttttaattttagttttatagaaaattttgtcaaaattatattactcaAGCTTTTAATTCTctggaaaatgttctcaaaattttatttctaaaaaaaaatctcaaagtattatttctataaaaaattttttgtttctatagaaaatgttttcaaaattttatttttataaaaattttcttaaaattttatttctctagaaattattctcaaaaatttaatttctacagaaaattttctataaatttcgtttctatagaaaattttctgaacatccACCTGAAACTctatataggttcaattaacaaACTATGCTGATGAGTttccaaaggaaactattatattcgatgcatggtggtgggtatttaagattcggccgggccgaacttaaTGACATATgtacttttttttataataataatggaTATGAGAatccaaaaataattaattcagTTTATTGATTTGGTGAATTAAGCAACAAAAAATCTCTCCTATTTAGGGagttgatatggactttttgacaCTTAGACGTGCAAGGCTGCACATAAATCTTTGCGCTACTTTGGCTTGATAATCGAATTCGGACTTAATCTTCTACGAATATCATGGATGATGTTCATGTATCCATatactcagagaaggaatatgatcaccatcGAGAAACCAATACTTTTATGggaaaaatattccatgttctCCATGAAAAAATTAGATTATTCTCTTGAAAGATATTTGCGggtatcatattccttctctacatGTATGCTAATAGAAGATCTTTTAGAATAATTTACAAaagttttcaaatatttgtatttatttatgacAATTGAACATTGTCACACGACTAAatcttctaattaaaatttaagtttttataccctaaaccacatagtggtcagggtataataagttagatcggccaaaaaatgtgcctaccagaaatatcgatcgaaatatataccgatcgactcagaatcacctcctgagtcgatctagcgcttggtgtccgtccgtccgtacgtccgtccgtccgtctgtccatgtatttgttgttcacaggattccggtcgcaattattaaccgattttgatgaaatttggtacaaggagttttttgggcacaaggacgaacgctattgaatttggaagaaatcggatcaaatttagatatagctcccatatatatgtatcgcccgatttcgacaaatggggtcacgttgcgcgttttttcaaacggatcgtcaccaaatttggcaaaaggtaatcttttccatcgcccttcaagtctgcaaaagttcattcaaatcggttcagatttagatatagctctcatatatatgtatcgcccgatttttctaaatttggccataaaacccttatttatcaaccgatcttattcaaatttggctaaacgtagtcttctatagcactaactatatgtgcaaaaaatcatcgaaatcggttcagatttagatatagctcccatatatatgtatagcccgattttcccaaatttggccatagaacccttatttattaaccgatcttactaaaagttggctagatccagtcctctatagtactaactatatgtgcaaaatttcatcgaaatcggttcaaatttagatatagctcccatatatgtatcgcccgattttgaaaaattcgcccctaataaccttatgtttgaccatacaggcctcatttcgtaactgatcttactcaaatcttgcacaagtaaccttttgtggtattaatcaaaccagcaaaatattatgcaaattggttgagatttagatatagcttccatatatatgcatcgcccgattttcccaaatttggccatagtactcttatttattaaccaatgttactcaaatttcaaattttgatgtactagccgatcgttcttatacgtacttgtagctcttacataagaatattgctcgatttttacaaatttgtatttattacccacactaatttaacgattttctctttttttaataatgggctcaatattagtggcatactaactccgtaggcgcaatatcaacacagccagtgttgctagaagtaggggaaattccctatatgtagggtttttctaatatttagcgtcttgtagggacgtagggccacaatgtaggacattttcactcaacataatttgtaataatttttacattttggtggctctagaggaggaaattagaagccggcaaggctcgatctttaacaatgtttggtaaactttattcctgtagaaaattttgtcaacattttatttctatagaacattttgtcaaaattgtatttctatggacatttttttcaaaatattatttctataaaaattttcgcaaaattttatttctgtggaattttttctcaaaattttatttctatagaatttattgtcaaaattttatttctatagaaaaatttctcacaaaattttttttagcgaaactttttccaaaattttaattttataaagatttaacaaaaaagattactaatttgggtagaattctaccaactgtggcaaccgtggtggtaatacaaatttattttctaagttatgtacgttgcatattcatgttttaagataataaagtacttagaaccatttttgttttgtaaaattttttaaatttaacgaaaaatatagtagggaaaattgtttgggaatgtaggggaaagtagggaaattttttgtccttgtagggtaaaccgaacattttccctggcaacattgactatgagctatagtcagattgacacaaagcacccatagacatgtaccccttaattttcttaaatatgcaactgcggtttatctcccagacctatatgttaccccacaaatgcttatgattactaattctgtaatggtggtttagggtatgatatagtcggccccgcccgactttctactttacttacttgttttttaataaatttatttagaatgTCAAACTCCTTTCAGcgtttcgattttttaaaaaaaatatatatataattatgtgttCCCTAGGCTCGAACATATCTAACTTAACTAATTGAAAACCAGCCTAAATCTAGAATCATTATAGGCCTAGAGGCTAAGGCAAATCAAAAAGAGAGGAAGGAAAAGTAAATGTAAGACTAGCAAGAGATCAACTAATtgatgaagcaaaaaaaaaatcagaaaataaaaataattaattaattttctcaacaaaattaagaaaaaacaaacCGAAGAGTATTactaaaataaaaccaaaaaaacggaagttaatttcacaaaaatatatattattctaATTTTGAAAGAATCACAATAACAATTATACAAATCATAGATCTTTGATTAACTAGCTGAACTAAGCAACTCCCCTGGCCCCTCTAGGGTCATATGgagagttttttttgtttatttacaaaacaaaaaaatgcaaatgaagACCTACGACCGTAACATTCATCACTGGCTAGCTATAGTTTTGGCCAAAttggaaaaaacaaaacaagtttagGGGTCATTGGTATTGTGGTGTATTTTGCTATTATGGATTATTTTGAACGCAAACAAACACCTAAGCGGAAAAACTTAGCGGATTAATATAAAAAGAGGCAACAGTCAATGATTAAGTATCAAAACAATCTAACATTTCAAAGTATTAACAAATCAAATCTTCTTTAAGAAGTCATCTAAGAAAAtggtaatttttgcaaaaccaaGGGGAGGGGAATCCCCTTTATGCAATCTACTGGgaatttgtaatttgtaatcTCTTCTCTGATTTACAGAAATTCTTATTGGTTACCTTGGCTTTTGTGGCTTGTGCCTATGCTGATGTTTCGGAATTGGGTTACAATTATCAACAACCCGCTGCTCCAGCACCAGCTCCATCTGCTCCCCAAAAATCATACATTCCTCCAGCACCACCAGCACCCGTAGAACAACCCAAGAACACTTATATCCCACCTGCAGCCCCAGCTCCTCAGCATCATGCCCCAGCTCCCCAACATCATGCCCCAGCTCCTCAACATCATGCTCCTCAACACCATGCCCCAGCTCCCCAACACCATGCTCCCGCTCCAGCTCATGTTGAGCAACCCAAGAACACCTATATCCCACCCGCACAACATCACGCCCCAGCTCCCCAACATCATGCTCCCGCCCCAGCTCCAGCTCATGTAGAACAACCCAAGAACACTTACATTCCTCCCCCACAACACCATGCTCCTGCCCCAGCCCCTGCTCCAGCCCCACAATACCATGCTCCTGCCCCAGCCCCAGCCCCAGCTCCTGCACATGTTGAACAACCCAAGAACACCTACATCCCACCTTCTGCTGAAGTTTCCGAAGGTCTTACCGATGATGGTTACCGTTACAAGGCTGTCCGCCGTCTTGTCCATAAACATCGCGCCTAATTCTAGAAACTCCAAGAAGTTTCActttgttattttgtaaaaaagaaaatctttaTTGTTATTGGCgagtattaagaaaaaaaaacaaatgaatatatatgaaaaaaaaatcaaaaaagaaattttatgatttatttttataccctccaccataggatattaactttgtcattccgtttgtaacacgtcgaaatattgctctaagaccccactaa
Encoded here:
- the LOC142240615 gene encoding uncharacterized protein LOC142240615, producing MKFLLVTLAFVACAYADVSELGYNYQQPAAPAPAPSAPQKSYIPPAPPAPVEQPKNTYIPPAAPAPQHHAPAPQHHAPAPQHHAPQHHAPAPQHHAPAPAHVEQPKNTYIPPAQHHAPAPQHHAPAPAPAHVEQPKNTYIPPPQHHAPAPAPAPAPQYHAPAPAPAPAPAHVEQPKNTYIPPSAEVSEGLTDDGYRYKAVRRLVHKHRA